In a genomic window of Quercus lobata isolate SW786 chromosome 4, ValleyOak3.0 Primary Assembly, whole genome shotgun sequence:
- the LOC115984971 gene encoding TMV resistance protein N-like, with protein sequence MASTRTQVVPPSFCSPCSKPQPKNDIFLNFRGEDTRDNFTDHLYYALKEKGFIIFKDDKELVPGNPISTKLLDAIEKSRMAVVILSENYAYSTWCLEELVKIVECIKGGLKVLPIFYHVDPSHVRHQKETFAMAFDEHEKRLQENPEKVQIWRAALREVANLSGKTLMKG encoded by the coding sequence ATGGCTTCCACCAGAACTCAAGTTGTCCCACCGTCTTTTTGCTCTCCTTGTTCTAAACCCCAaccaaaaaatgacattttcctCAATTTTAGAGGCGAAGACACCCGTGATAATTTTACAGACCATCTATATTATGCTTTAAAAGAGAAAGGGTTTATCATCTTTAAGGATGATAAAGAACTTGTGCCCGGAAATCCCATTTCTACGAAACTCTTGGATGCGATCGAGAAATCAAGAATGGCAGTCGTCATTTTGTCTGAAAATTATGCATATTCAACTTGGTGCCTAGAAGAACTAGTAAAGATTGTTGAATGCATTAAGGGAGGGTTGAAAGTGTTGCCCATTTTCTACCACGTGGATCCTAGTCACGTGCGGCATCAAAAGGAGACTTTTGCTATGGCCTTTGATGAACATGAAAAACGTCTCCAAGAAAACCCAGAGAAGGTGCAGATATGGAGGGCTGCTTTAAGAGAAGTGGCCAATCTTTCTGGAAAGACATTAATGAAAGGGTAA
- the LOC115984973 gene encoding uncharacterized protein LOC115984973, with amino-acid sequence MTSMLELYLDRTVVEELPSSIKHLTGLTLLNLQDCKNLSSFPSVICSLISLEILILSGCKGQPPKANYFLGLIPTLSSIGTTLTLPYTYLIDRQSQPEPISTLTLPYTYLIDRQSQPEPISLLLPESFSGLSSLVSLDLSDCNLLDGVLPDDLSYLSSLTSLNLRKNDFTCLPNSISQLLNLKLLFLDHCSKLQSLPYLPLSTQFVSAQGCTSLENYSNQVVVWTSDAARFTFINCHGLADDGGKIADVPLLNIHFQSLWQRYMEDQIHQLKGFCLVVPQTEISEWFKNKECGPSVRIPLPPNLFNNRSWKGIALCVIFVVPPNSKNGSPRLDSNYFHEFICQLDMDGSFLNCPLVLKVPKETFVGSFGLWIYISHARFTEHFNEGSCISSLIRPKMLDIQVKMCGARVLYEQDMVEFVQNSRQENFRSCNDLSRGHESLIEDHMSNSQGPDPRLKRNLKSLLSRLYQVDWAQNHLYDYIFHQIARPQHWFTCQKHGPYIEMLLPPDVHYNSTWLGFTVYALYGIQMQQAGFSYKLDSTILLQYSGVSVSFAPYPAFSLSGDLFDESSQRLVVFYIPRRVFQLNRCNHIGALFKSGDPGVQVEMCGIRLVYEQHVEEFVQTLVEYMLGSPDANHHSFSKHVSHQRRILLGCTHEKHYLCPFLPERLKFTGQEA; translated from the exons ATGACAAGCATGTTGGAGCTTTATTTGGACAGGACTGTTGTAGAAGAATTACCATCATCAATCAAGCATCTAACTGGCTTGACTTTATTGAATCTTCAAGACTGCAAAAACCTTTCAAGTTTCCCAAGTGTTATTTGTAGTTTGATATCTCTTGAAATTCTCATTCTATCAGGATGTAAGGGTCAACCACCAAAAGCAAATTATTTTCTTGGCCTCATTCCCACTTTATCCTCAATCGGTACCACCCTCACTCTTCCCTACACCTATCTCATTGATCGACAATCTCAACCAGAGCCCATCAGTACCCTCACTCTTCCCTACACCTATCTCATTGATCGACAATCTCAACCAGAGCCCATCAGCCTGTTGTTGCCTGAGTCATTCTCAGGATTAAGCTCTTTAGTATCTCTAGATCTCAGTGATTGTAATCTGTTGGACGGAGTTCTTCCTGATGATCTTAGCTACCTATCCTCACTAACATCTCTGAATTTGAGGAAAAATGATTTTACCTGCTTACCTAATAGCATTTCTCAGCTTTTAAATCTCAAACTTCTTTTCTTGGATCATTGTAGCAAGCTTCAATCATTGCCATATCTTCCATTAAGTACACAATTTGTTTCAGCACAAGGGTGTACTTCACttgaaaattattcaaatcaagTTGTCGTTTGGACTTCGGATGCAGCAAGATTCACTTTTATTAATTGCCATGGCTTGGCTGATGATGGAGGAAAAATTGCTGATGTTCCTTTGCTAAATATACATTTCCAATCATTGTGGCAAAGATACATGgag GACCAAATTCATCAACTTAAAGGCTTTTGCCTGGTTGTACCTCAAACTGAAATTTCAGAGTGGTTCAAGAATAAGGAGTGCGGGCCATCTGTGCGAATCCCATTACCTCCTAATCTGTTCAATAATAGAAGTTGGAAAGGGATCGCTCTTTGTGTCATTTTTGTAGTCcctccaaattcaaaaaatggtTCTCCTCGTCTGGATTCAAATTACTTTCATGAATTTATTTGTCAATTAGACATGGATGGCAGTTTTTTAAATTGTCCCCTAGTCCTTAAGGTTCCTAAGGAAACATTTGTTGGTTCATTTGGACTTTGGATATACATATCACATGCAAGGTTTACAGAACATTTTAATGAAGGGAGTTGCATTAGCTCTTTGATTAGACCCAAAATGCTGGATATTCAGGTTAAAATGTGTGGTGCACGTGTTCTATATGAGCAAGATATGGTAGAATTTGTACAAAACtcaaggcaagaaaatttcaggAGCTGTAATGATCTCAGTCGAGGTCATGAAAGTTTGATAGAAGATCATATGAGCAATTCACAAGGCCCTGACCCCAGGCTAAAACGAAATCTCAAGTCATTGCTTTCAAGATTGTATCAG GTAGATTGGGCACAAAACCATTTGTATGATTATATCTTTCATCAGATTGCCCGTCCACAACACTGGTTCACTTGTCAAAAACATGGGCCCTACATAGAAATGCTGTTGCCTCCAGATGTGCACTACAATTCAACATGGTTGGGGTTCACTGTATATGCTTTGTATGGTATTCAGATGCAACAAGCTGGTTTCAGTTACAAGCTGGATTCAACAATTTTGCTTCAGTATTCTGGTGTTTCAGTTTCTTTTGCACCATACCCGGCCTTTTCACTCTCTGGAGACCTTTTTGATGAGTCATCGCAACGACTTGTTGTATTTTATATACCACGCCGTGTTTTTCAGTTGAATCGGTGTAATCACATTGGGGCTTTATTTAAAAGCGGTGACCCAGGTGTGCAAGTTGAAATGTGTGGAATCCGTCTTGTATATGAGCAACATGTTGAAGAGTTTGTGCAAACACTTGTGGAGTACATGTTAGGGAGTCCGGATGCCAATCATCATTCTTTTTCCaaacatgtttcacatcaaCGTAGAATATTGCTAGGCTGCACTCATGAAAAACATTATCTTTGCCCTTTCTTACCAGAAAGGTTAAAATTTACTGGACAA GAGGCCTGA
- the LOC115984972 gene encoding TMV resistance protein N-like yields MIDLFSYFDLVILAISFWPGNVGYKYFYTLNAPPEAEFIRTIVDWIFSELKDKCSFVYEDGFVGLASRVEEMNSCLDMNLNEVRFIGICGKSGMGKTTLARIVFDKIHNQFEACSFLENVREVSKAHGLERLQEQLLCDISKEALRVRDVNKGIQVIRNILRDKRVLIVVDDASEKRHLEALAGKSWFGPRSRIIVTTEDECLLKSNEIQIVCKANGLNNDEALQIFSQKAQCENDLLDLGKDLVTYAQGIPLVLKVLGSHLCKGAK; encoded by the exons ATGATTGatctattttcttattttgactTGGTAATATTGGCAATATCTTTTTGGCCAGGAAATGTTGGTTATAAATATTTCTACACGTTAAATGCTCC GCCTGAGGCAGAGTTTATCCGAACAATTGTTGACTGGATATTTAGTGAACTGAAAGATAAATGTTCATTTGTTTATGAAGACGGTTTTGTTGGACTAGCCTCTCGTGTTGAGGAAATGAATTCATGTCTAGATATGAATTTGAATGAAGTCCGCTTTATTGGGATATGTGGGAAGAGTGGAATGGGCAAGACAACTCTTGCACGTATAGTTTTTGACAAGATTCATAATCAATTTGAAGCTTGTAGCTTTCTTGAAAATGTCAGAGAGGTTTCCAAAGCACACGGCTTAGAGAGGTTACAAGAACAACTCCTTTGCGATATAAGTAAAGAAGCATTAAGGGTAAGGGATGTGAATAAGGGAATCCAAGTGATCAGGAATATACTACGTGATAAAAGGGTActtattgttgttgatgatgcaAGTGAAAAAAGACATTTAGAAGCATTAGCAGGGAAGAGTTGGTTTGGTCCAAGAAGTAGAATCATAGTAACAACTGAAGATGAATGTTTGTTGAAAAGTAATGAAATTCAGATTGTATGTAAGGCTAACGGACTAAATAATGATGAAGCTCTACAAATTTTTAGTCAAAAAGCTCAATGTGAAAATGATTTATTGGATTTGGGTAAAGATTTGGTCACTTATGCTCAGGGCATTCCTTTGGTTCTTAAAGTTTTGGGTTCTCATTTGTGTAAAGGAGCAAAATAG